The Metamycoplasma phocicerebrale genome includes a region encoding these proteins:
- a CDS encoding F0F1 ATP synthase subunit A, which translates to MDKLLKINWFGSSEINSNQIFSMIALVFIVLILSVLIYVAVKRQKANKAPNAAILLVETAVIGGDNFFSETHESKFDKANPYLISLFVFIFFGNILSLIGFAPIGTSLSAILAATVVTWLGTAGVGIAYNKIKYVIKLLNPLEFASNYSPIISMTFRVYGNIIGGVVLFFLTSIFLNNIWAKIIGVEITSAASTFNPFGVLVLPAFNLYFDLFGGAIQGFVFVVLTISYWSQAAEVNIKEKHKKKIRDWKKKIIENKHNSQDINA; encoded by the coding sequence ATGGACAAATTACTAAAAATTAATTGATTTGGTTCATCAGAAATAAATTCAAATCAAATTTTTTCTATGATAGCTTTAGTTTTTATAGTTTTAATTCTTTCGGTATTAATTTATGTTGCCGTAAAAAGACAAAAAGCAAATAAAGCACCTAATGCTGCAATTTTACTTGTTGAAACCGCTGTAATTGGTGGAGATAACTTTTTTAGTGAAACTCATGAATCGAAATTTGATAAAGCAAATCCATATTTAATTTCTTTATTTGTTTTTATTTTCTTTGGAAATATATTATCTTTAATTGGATTTGCTCCAATAGGAACCAGTTTGTCAGCAATTTTAGCCGCAACAGTTGTAACATGATTAGGAACAGCAGGGGTAGGTATAGCTTATAATAAGATTAAATATGTTATTAAGCTTTTAAATCCATTGGAATTTGCCTCAAATTATTCGCCAATTATTTCTATGACTTTCCGGGTTTATGGAAATATTATTGGAGGAGTTGTGTTATTTTTCTTAACATCAATATTTTTAAACAACATATGAGCAAAAATAATTGGTGTTGAAATAACTTCTGCAGCATCAACATTTAATCCATTTGGAGTTTTAGTTTTACCAGCATTTAATTTATATTTTGATTTATTTGGTGGAGCTATTCAAGGTTTTGTTTTTGTTGTATTAACTATTTCTTATTGATCTCAAGCAGCGGAAGTTAATATTAAAGAAAAACATAAGAAGAAAATTAGAGATTGAAAAAAGAAAATAATTGAAAATAAACATAATTCTCAAGATATTAATGCTTAG
- a CDS encoding ATP-dependent Clp protease ATP-binding subunit produces the protein MDASWTPAEDNKDPLIKYGRDLTELASQGKLEPVINRDEEIRSLVRILSRKTKNNPVLVGEPGVGKTAIVEGLARKIVENQVPQNLKSKKLYELDLSSIIAGTSYRGQFEERIQAILKRIENSNGEIILFIDEIHMLVGAGASGEGNMDAANMLKPMMARGQLHLIGATTLDEYRKYIEKDSALERRMQKVYIAEPSINDTITILRGIKERFEAFHEVKIEDEALVAAANLSARYISDRFLPDKAIDLIDEAASSIKTEMNYIPEPIEKLNYEIAKLEIEKVALEDPEEKNIKKNVARVKEIEEILNKLKSKRKTLQDQWDEEKQLIAKLSSFKDSIEENKRQLTVLQSEGNYIQASKIMYGLLPELEKSKKEVEQSLEKLKNRLIKETIDTEEVATIVSKWTGIPVNKLLETQRNKLLNLSANLEKRVKGQPEAINLVSEAIKKAKANINDPNRPIGSFLFLGPTGVGKTELARALAANLFDDEDHMIRLDMSEYMEKHTVSKLIGSPPGYIGYDENGGQLTEKVRQNPYSIILFDEIEKAHIDVLNILLQIMDNGTLTDIKGRKINFRNSIIILTSNIGSEKIMEHKLSREEIKELLLKKFKPEFINRIDEIIPFNALSIDIIEKIVKIELEKLNKRLNDNHDLELFVDKKVFEYIAKNSYDPAFGARVIKRYIQNNIENKIADLIIKNETKNASCISVNVIDDLLEVKIE, from the coding sequence ATGGACGCATCATGAACACCAGCAGAAGACAATAAAGATCCATTAATTAAGTATGGAAGAGATTTAACAGAACTTGCAAGCCAAGGAAAGTTAGAACCTGTTATTAACAGAGATGAAGAAATTAGGTCTTTAGTTAGAATTCTATCTAGAAAAACTAAAAATAATCCAGTACTAGTTGGAGAACCAGGGGTAGGTAAAACTGCTATTGTTGAAGGTTTAGCTAGAAAAATAGTTGAAAACCAAGTTCCTCAAAATTTAAAATCTAAAAAACTTTACGAATTAGATTTGTCTTCAATAATTGCAGGAACTAGTTATAGAGGTCAATTTGAAGAAAGAATTCAAGCTATATTAAAAAGAATTGAAAATTCAAATGGAGAAATTATTTTATTTATAGATGAAATTCATATGTTAGTTGGAGCAGGGGCATCTGGAGAAGGTAATATGGATGCAGCTAATATGCTAAAACCAATGATGGCTAGAGGACAACTACATTTAATAGGTGCAACAACTTTGGATGAATATAGAAAATATATTGAAAAAGACTCAGCTTTAGAAAGAAGAATGCAAAAAGTTTATATAGCTGAACCTTCAATTAATGATACTATTACCATTTTAAGAGGTATTAAAGAAAGATTTGAAGCTTTTCATGAAGTAAAGATAGAAGATGAAGCTTTAGTAGCGGCAGCAAATCTATCAGCCAGATATATTTCTGATCGTTTTTTACCAGATAAGGCTATTGATTTAATTGATGAAGCTGCTTCAAGCATAAAAACAGAAATGAATTATATTCCTGAACCTATAGAAAAACTTAACTATGAAATAGCAAAACTAGAAATAGAAAAAGTGGCTCTTGAAGACCCAGAAGAAAAAAATATTAAAAAGAATGTTGCTCGTGTAAAAGAAATTGAAGAAATTTTAAACAAATTAAAATCAAAACGTAAAACTTTACAAGATCAATGAGATGAAGAAAAACAATTAATTGCAAAATTATCTTCATTTAAGGATAGCATAGAAGAAAATAAAAGACAATTAACCGTGCTTCAATCTGAAGGTAATTACATTCAAGCTTCTAAAATAATGTATGGATTATTACCTGAATTAGAAAAATCAAAAAAAGAAGTAGAACAATCTTTAGAAAAATTAAAAAATCGATTAATTAAAGAAACTATAGACACCGAAGAAGTTGCTACTATTGTAAGTAAATGAACAGGAATACCGGTAAATAAATTATTAGAAACTCAAAGAAATAAACTTCTAAATTTAAGTGCTAATTTAGAAAAAAGAGTTAAAGGACAACCAGAAGCAATAAATCTTGTCTCAGAAGCAATTAAAAAGGCTAAGGCTAATATTAATGATCCTAATAGACCAATTGGTTCATTCTTATTTCTCGGACCTACAGGAGTAGGAAAAACAGAATTAGCTAGAGCTTTAGCAGCTAATTTATTTGATGATGAAGATCATATGATTAGACTAGATATGTCTGAATATATGGAAAAACACACTGTATCAAAATTAATTGGATCGCCTCCAGGTTATATTGGATATGATGAAAATGGTGGACAATTAACTGAAAAAGTAAGACAAAATCCTTATTCTATTATTCTTTTTGATGAAATAGAAAAAGCTCATATTGATGTTTTAAATATATTACTTCAAATAATGGATAATGGTACTTTAACTGATATTAAGGGTAGAAAAATTAATTTTAGAAATTCTATAATTATTTTAACTTCAAATATAGGTTCTGAAAAAATCATGGAGCATAAATTATCTAGAGAAGAAATAAAAGAACTTTTATTAAAGAAATTCAAACCTGAGTTTATAAATAGAATTGATGAAATAATTCCTTTTAATGCTTTGAGCATTGACATAATAGAAAAAATAGTAAAAATCGAACTTGAGAAACTTAACAAAAGATTAAATGATAATCATGATTTGGAATTATTCGTAGATAAAAAAGTATTTGAATATATTGCCAAAAATTCTTATGACCCAGCTTTTGGGGCAAGAGTTATTAAAAGATATATTCAAAATAATATAGAAAATAAAATAGCAGATTTAATTATAAAAAATGAAACAAAAAATGCTTCTTGTATATCAGTTAATGTTATAGATGATCTATTAGAAGTAAAAATAGAATAG
- a CDS encoding F0F1 ATP synthase subunit epsilon — translation MSNKNIDVIITTPLGIYYESKASIATFSTTEGQIGLMNGAIPFMAALVPSQIIIKPINETKHKVFFIDRGIAEFKNNLLSLIVNHIDVQPFDLEAKFKQNDQKKYTVIEELVLKKRIAEQNK, via the coding sequence ATGTCAAATAAAAATATAGATGTTATTATTACAACTCCTTTAGGAATATATTATGAATCCAAAGCTTCAATAGCAACTTTTTCTACCACAGAAGGTCAAATAGGTTTGATGAATGGAGCCATACCTTTTATGGCAGCCTTAGTTCCTTCGCAAATAATAATAAAGCCTATAAATGAAACAAAACATAAGGTATTTTTTATTGATCGAGGTATTGCAGAATTTAAAAATAATTTATTATCTTTGATAGTTAATCATATAGATGTTCAACCTTTTGATTTAGAGGCTAAATTTAAGCAAAATGATCAAAAGAAATATACTGTCATTGAAGAATTAGTTTTGAAAAAACGTATCGCTGAACAAAACAAATAA
- a CDS encoding F0F1 ATP synthase subunit delta: protein MTDLNQIVNNWSFALFDLARCSNEIIKITNESAKILKVLKENKEYLKMLNSFDIDEEKKYVLIDEAFNSYHPYILNTIKLATKRHLAKYLDLIFHRFIELSNEKMNIKYGIVFTPKKISKEDLNKLEKKMSIDLGSKVKLTNEIDTNLIGGIRIKVDEFLIDNSVLGKLEKIKKLV, encoded by the coding sequence ATGACGGATCTTAATCAAATTGTAAATAATTGATCTTTTGCATTATTTGATCTTGCTAGATGTTCTAATGAAATAATTAAAATAACGAATGAGAGTGCAAAAATATTAAAAGTACTAAAGGAAAATAAAGAGTATTTAAAAATGCTGAATTCTTTTGATATAGATGAAGAAAAAAAATATGTTTTAATTGATGAAGCATTTAATTCTTATCACCCTTATATTTTAAATACAATTAAATTAGCTACAAAAAGGCATCTTGCTAAATATTTAGATTTAATTTTTCATAGATTTATAGAATTATCAAATGAAAAAATGAATATAAAATATGGGATAGTTTTTACACCTAAAAAAATATCAAAAGAAGATTTAAATAAATTAGAAAAAAAGATGTCTATTGATTTAGGTTCTAAAGTAAAACTTACCAATGAAATAGATACCAATTTAATTGGCGGAATAAGAATTAAAGTAGATGAATTTTTAATAGATAATTCCGTTTTAGGGAAATTAGAAAAAATAAAAAAATTAGTATAA
- the atpG gene encoding ATP synthase F1 subunit gamma translates to MESLQKIKQRISSINSTKKITKAMELVATAKFSKIKNKVDSVRSYYKNIESIFLSLIKNTHQDIDKLLNKHAWKFASKRNLYIVFGSDLGLCGSFNSEMYKKICETVSGDDILIVVGSKLLSLIDKNKKYHIIQTLTQIGDNPTFEVAQVVANKIYDVLEISLLESVNLIYTYYENPLKADPIVKEIFPISKKTIEKYENENKSEYKEDIIFEPNPETILQNSFRIFFEASIFNALTNAKLAETSQRRTAMEQASDNAEDLINELKIKYNSSRQSKITQELTEIVNGAGS, encoded by the coding sequence ATGGAAAGCTTACAAAAAATAAAACAAAGAATTAGTTCAATTAATTCAACAAAAAAAATAACTAAGGCAATGGAATTAGTTGCCACAGCTAAATTTTCTAAAATAAAAAATAAAGTAGATAGTGTTAGGTCATATTACAAAAATATAGAATCAATATTTTTAAGTTTAATTAAAAATACACACCAAGATATTGATAAATTATTAAACAAACATGCTTGAAAATTTGCTTCAAAAAGAAATTTATATATTGTTTTTGGTAGCGATTTAGGACTTTGCGGTTCTTTTAATTCTGAAATGTACAAAAAAATATGTGAAACTGTTAGTGGAGACGATATATTAATTGTAGTAGGATCTAAATTATTGAGTTTAATTGACAAAAATAAAAAATATCATATTATTCAAACCTTAACTCAAATTGGTGATAACCCAACTTTTGAGGTTGCTCAAGTGGTTGCAAATAAAATATATGATGTTTTAGAAATATCACTTTTAGAATCAGTTAATTTAATTTACACATATTATGAAAATCCATTAAAAGCCGATCCTATTGTAAAAGAAATTTTTCCTATTTCAAAAAAAACGATTGAAAAATATGAAAATGAAAATAAATCAGAATATAAGGAAGATATTATTTTTGAACCAAACCCAGAAACAATTTTGCAAAACTCATTTAGAATATTTTTTGAAGCATCTATATTTAATGCTCTAACAAATGCAAAACTAGCTGAAACAAGCCAAAGAAGAACTGCTATGGAGCAAGCTAGTGATAATGCCGAAGATTTAATTAATGAGCTTAAAATAAAATATAATAGTTCTCGTCAATCAAAAATTACTCAAGAACTTACTGAAATTGTTAATGGAGCAGGTTCTTAG
- a CDS encoding MscL family protein, with product MTKKELEQKKHYVKKTFKDAKNVVLRGNMFMLAIGLLLGASFGAVVSSLANDVIMAAIASVFSVSDLSSWKVGPILIGKFLAALLQFIIVATFIFLGLIIVFGIKNLADYNKAKKLPIEPEKEPVPTTEELILAELQKLNSELTKKTQKK from the coding sequence ATGACAAAAAAAGAATTAGAACAAAAAAAACATTATGTAAAGAAGACATTTAAAGATGCTAAAAATGTAGTGTTACGTGGTAATATGTTTATGTTAGCAATTGGGCTATTATTAGGAGCTTCATTTGGTGCAGTTGTTTCATCTTTAGCAAATGATGTTATTATGGCAGCTATTGCTTCAGTATTTAGTGTTAGTGATTTATCTTCATGAAAAGTTGGGCCTATATTAATTGGTAAATTTTTAGCTGCACTATTACAATTTATTATAGTTGCAACATTTATCTTTTTAGGTCTAATCATTGTATTTGGTATTAAAAATTTAGCTGACTATAACAAAGCTAAAAAATTGCCAATTGAGCCAGAAAAAGAACCAGTTCCAACAACTGAAGAATTAATTCTAGCCGAATTACAAAAACTAAATTCAGAATTAACTAAAAAAACACAAAAGAAATAA
- the atpD gene encoding F0F1 ATP synthase subunit beta, protein MPRQKKQEEEKNYGVITQILGAVIDVRFDEGKAPKMLNALMVIDEKNPENQQLLEVAQHIGNDTVRTIAMSLTIGLKRGMKVLDLKSPITAPVGKEILSRMFNVLGEPIDLQGGKFENRLPIHRPAPSFEEQKATLEIFETGIKVIDLLIPYIKGGKIGLFGGAGVGKTVLIQELINNIAKQHGGLSVFAGVGERTREGNDLYHEMKASGVLDKTALVFGQMNEPPGARMRAPFTALTMAEYFRDSMGQDVLLFIDNIFRFTQAGSEVSALLGRMPSAVGYQPTLAVEMGQLQERITSTNKGSITSVQAVYVPADDLTDPAPATTFTHLDAKTVLDRDIAALGIYPAIDPLGSNSRMMDPNIIGLEHYNTAREVQNILQRFKELQDIIAILGMHELSEEDKKVVARARRIRSFLSQPFFVAEKFSGIPGRYIELQDTLHSFKEILSGKYDELPEEAFLYVGTIEDVIEKAKKLGYKFEK, encoded by the coding sequence ATGCCAAGACAAAAAAAACAAGAAGAAGAAAAAAATTATGGTGTTATAACGCAAATTTTAGGAGCGGTTATTGATGTCAGATTTGATGAAGGCAAGGCTCCAAAAATGTTGAATGCTTTAATGGTTATTGATGAAAAAAATCCTGAAAATCAACAACTTTTGGAAGTAGCTCAACATATAGGTAATGATACAGTTAGAACAATAGCAATGAGTTTAACAATTGGATTAAAAAGAGGAATGAAAGTTTTAGACCTTAAAAGCCCTATCACAGCCCCAGTTGGAAAAGAAATATTATCTAGAATGTTTAACGTTTTAGGTGAGCCTATAGACTTACAAGGTGGTAAATTTGAAAATCGTTTGCCAATTCATAGACCTGCACCAAGTTTTGAAGAACAAAAAGCAACTTTAGAAATATTTGAAACTGGTATAAAGGTTATAGATCTTTTAATACCCTATATTAAAGGTGGAAAAATAGGTTTATTTGGTGGAGCCGGTGTTGGTAAAACCGTTTTAATTCAAGAATTAATTAATAATATTGCAAAACAACATGGAGGATTATCTGTCTTTGCTGGAGTTGGTGAAAGAACAAGGGAAGGCAATGATTTGTATCATGAAATGAAGGCTAGTGGAGTTTTGGATAAAACCGCTTTAGTTTTCGGACAAATGAATGAACCTCCTGGAGCAAGAATGAGAGCTCCATTTACTGCGCTAACAATGGCTGAATATTTTAGAGATTCAATGGGTCAAGATGTTTTATTATTTATTGATAACATTTTTAGATTTACACAAGCAGGATCAGAAGTTTCGGCTTTATTAGGTAGAATGCCTTCAGCTGTTGGTTATCAACCCACACTAGCAGTTGAAATGGGTCAATTACAAGAAAGAATAACTTCAACTAATAAAGGTTCTATTACTTCAGTTCAAGCTGTTTATGTTCCTGCTGATGACTTAACTGATCCTGCTCCCGCAACAACTTTTACTCACCTTGATGCCAAAACAGTTCTAGATCGTGATATTGCAGCTTTAGGTATTTATCCTGCTATAGATCCGCTAGGTTCAAATTCAAGAATGATGGACCCCAACATTATAGGGTTAGAACATTATAATACAGCTAGAGAAGTCCAAAATATATTACAAAGATTTAAGGAATTACAAGATATTATAGCAATTTTAGGTATGCATGAATTATCAGAAGAAGATAAGAAAGTTGTAGCAAGAGCTAGAAGAATAAGAAGTTTTTTATCTCAACCATTTTTTGTTGCAGAAAAATTTAGTGGTATCCCAGGAAGATATATAGAATTGCAAGATACTCTTCATTCTTTTAAAGAAATTTTAAGTGGAAAATATGATGAATTACCAGAAGAGGCATTTTTATATGTGGGAACAATTGAAGATGTTATTGAAAAAGCTAAAAAATTAGGTTACAAGTTTGAAAAATAA
- the atpE gene encoding ATP synthase F0 subunit C: protein MIDKLDKLNEIVQKFDPSKAGTNTGVNYPFAYGLTMLGAGLAICGAGVVSLGQGIAVAKACEAIGRNPEALSKVRTLLILGLAIVETASIYCLVISLLLIFV, encoded by the coding sequence ATGATTGATAAGTTAGATAAATTAAATGAAATAGTTCAAAAATTCGATCCTTCTAAAGCAGGAACTAATACTGGAGTTAATTATCCTTTTGCTTATGGGTTAACAATGTTGGGAGCTGGTTTAGCTATTTGTGGAGCCGGTGTAGTTTCACTTGGACAAGGTATTGCAGTTGCAAAAGCTTGTGAAGCGATAGGAAGAAACCCAGAAGCATTGTCAAAAGTCCGTACATTATTAATTTTAGGTTTGGCTATTGTTGAAACTGCTTCAATTTATTGTTTAGTTATTTCATTGCTACTAATATTTGTTTAG
- the atpA gene encoding F0F1 ATP synthase subunit alpha, with the protein MALKPSDLSAIIKNQIKDFNETVSYEEVGRVITVGDGIAMVSGLNSVEYGELVIFDCGIVGMALNLEEELVGIVVMGDDRNIVENSHVKRTHDVISIKVGDNLLGRVVDALANPIDGKGKIDSEINRPIFKIAPGVMTRKEVSEPLHTGILAIDSLIPIGKGQRELIIGDRQTGKTAITIDAILNQKGKDVYCIYVAIGQKNSTISQIVDQLEKHDALKYTTVVAASASESAPLQYIAPYTGVTIAEEWMARGKNVLIVYDDLSKHAVAYRTLSLLLRRPPGREAYPGDVFYLHSQLLERSARLNENYGGGSITALPIIETQAEDISAYIPTNVISITDGQIFTKESLFNSGQRPAIDIGYSVSRVGSAAQTKLTKKIVSSLKLELAQYNEMQAFAQFGSDLDQNTRTILEHGSKVYELLKQSQYSPYSPSEQIILLFCAKYRLINVIPKNKIIKYRQDILTYFSTNTNAAKVFRKLNEAADWTNELIEAIYKQIMLFNDLFIKTIPLYNEELYQPVPELPWKAYKK; encoded by the coding sequence ATGGCATTAAAACCAAGTGATTTATCAGCAATAATTAAAAATCAAATTAAAGATTTTAATGAAACTGTAAGTTATGAAGAAGTTGGCCGTGTTATAACTGTCGGAGATGGCATAGCAATGGTTAGTGGTTTAAACAGTGTTGAATATGGCGAATTAGTTATATTTGATTGTGGAATTGTTGGTATGGCTTTAAACCTTGAAGAAGAATTGGTTGGTATTGTTGTTATGGGAGACGATAGAAATATAGTAGAAAACTCTCATGTTAAACGTACTCATGATGTTATATCTATTAAAGTCGGTGATAATTTATTAGGTAGAGTTGTAGATGCCTTAGCAAATCCAATAGATGGTAAGGGCAAAATTGATAGCGAAATTAATCGTCCTATTTTTAAGATAGCTCCAGGCGTTATGACTCGTAAAGAAGTTTCAGAACCACTACATACTGGGATACTAGCAATAGATTCATTGATTCCTATAGGTAAGGGACAACGTGAATTAATAATTGGTGATAGACAAACAGGTAAAACTGCTATAACTATAGATGCAATTTTAAATCAAAAAGGTAAAGATGTTTATTGTATATATGTTGCAATAGGCCAAAAGAATTCAACTATAAGTCAAATTGTTGATCAACTTGAAAAACATGATGCACTTAAATATACAACTGTTGTTGCAGCATCTGCCTCTGAAAGTGCTCCATTACAATATATAGCTCCTTATACAGGAGTTACAATAGCAGAAGAATGAATGGCAAGAGGGAAAAATGTTTTAATAGTTTATGATGATTTGTCTAAGCATGCTGTAGCTTATCGTACATTGTCTTTATTGTTAAGAAGACCTCCTGGACGTGAAGCTTATCCCGGAGATGTTTTTTACTTACACTCACAATTATTAGAAAGATCTGCTCGTTTAAATGAAAATTATGGAGGCGGTTCAATTACTGCTTTACCAATCATTGAAACTCAAGCAGAAGATATTTCAGCTTATATTCCAACAAATGTTATTTCCATTACAGATGGTCAAATATTTACCAAAGAATCATTATTTAATTCTGGACAAAGACCTGCAATTGATATAGGTTATTCTGTTAGCCGGGTTGGATCAGCCGCTCAAACAAAACTAACTAAAAAAATAGTTTCTAGTTTAAAACTAGAATTAGCACAATATAACGAAATGCAAGCTTTTGCTCAATTTGGGTCTGATTTGGATCAAAACACTAGAACTATATTAGAACATGGTTCAAAAGTTTATGAATTACTAAAACAATCACAATACTCTCCATATTCTCCATCAGAACAAATAATATTATTATTCTGTGCTAAATATCGTTTGATAAATGTTATACCAAAAAATAAAATAATTAAATATCGTCAAGATATTTTAACTTACTTTTCAACTAATACAAATGCTGCAAAAGTATTTAGAAAATTAAATGAAGCTGCTGATTGAACTAATGAATTAATAGAAGCTATATATAAACAAATAATGTTGTTTAATGATTTGTTTATAAAAACAATTCCATTATACAATGAAGAGTTATATCAACCGGTGCCTGAATTACCATGGAAAGCTTACAAAAAATAA
- a CDS encoding ribonuclease J: MKPTKIFGLGGMQEIGKSTLIIEYDKHIFIIDTGIKFCDTFVTGINGSIPDFSYLAENQDRIAGLFITHGHEDHIGGVPYLVQQVDVKRIYAPRIAIQYLKLKFADMKIKTNVEFIEINKDLKVDFNDCSVDWWTAQHSIPDAFGVRVKTPNGNLMMTGDFRFDYTPIGNLTDFSKLKQIGDEGLDVLFSDSTNAMRPNHSPSESDILKDIKKYMLEAEKKIIVTAFASNLTRIKAIIELGAELNKKVIAFGRSMVDNVDIGRRLGYINAPDEVFIDKKNMSKYNDNELLILTTGSQGEEMAGLAKMSFGKHPNVTIKPKDTVIFSSSPIPGNRSKCELLVNRLYKLGAIIRENGVDGYLHTSGHAYKDEHKRIFELTRPKYFIPYHGEYRMSVVHGYTAIESGLEPSNVIVANLGDVYYLENHKISLADEKVYFGPVFIDGNVLSKTNSQIMKERMELGQNGFVHVIIAINKEKKLILGKPRIVSRGAFFVKNSLHLIEEAKRLVHGAILYTIKNEKEWTIPQLKQLIIDRLDPFFYKNKRRNVVIIPTILLADDAKEDTKSKKEDNAKRKNISIKHKSTKQNIRKEQIKKEVNKKRRMKNSNSIEN, from the coding sequence ATGAAACCAACAAAAATTTTTGGTTTAGGCGGAATGCAGGAAATAGGTAAGAGCACACTTATTATAGAGTACGATAAACATATTTTTATTATTGATACTGGAATTAAGTTTTGTGATACCTTTGTTACAGGTATTAATGGTTCAATACCTGATTTTAGTTATTTAGCTGAAAATCAAGATAGAATAGCTGGGTTGTTTATAACACATGGGCATGAAGACCATATTGGAGGAGTACCATATTTAGTTCAACAAGTAGATGTTAAAAGAATTTATGCACCTCGTATTGCAATTCAATACTTAAAATTGAAATTTGCTGATATGAAAATTAAAACAAATGTTGAATTTATTGAAATTAACAAAGATTTAAAAGTAGATTTTAATGATTGTTCTGTGGATTGATGAACAGCTCAACACTCTATACCAGATGCTTTTGGTGTAAGAGTAAAAACACCAAATGGAAATTTAATGATGACTGGAGATTTTAGATTCGATTACACTCCTATCGGAAATCTAACAGATTTTAGCAAACTAAAACAAATAGGTGATGAAGGATTAGATGTTTTATTTTCAGATTCAACTAATGCTATGCGTCCAAATCACTCTCCATCAGAAAGTGATATATTAAAAGATATTAAAAAATATATGTTAGAAGCTGAAAAGAAAATTATAGTTACAGCTTTTGCTTCTAATTTAACAAGAATAAAAGCAATAATTGAATTAGGAGCTGAACTAAATAAAAAAGTTATAGCTTTCGGTAGATCAATGGTTGATAATGTTGATATTGGCCGTAGATTGGGATATATAAATGCTCCAGATGAAGTATTTATTGATAAAAAAAATATGTCAAAATATAATGACAATGAGTTGCTTATTTTAACTACTGGATCTCAAGGTGAAGAAATGGCTGGATTAGCTAAAATGTCATTTGGTAAACATCCTAATGTAACTATTAAACCAAAAGATACAGTTATATTTTCATCTAGTCCAATACCGGGTAATAGATCTAAATGTGAATTGCTAGTTAATAGATTATATAAATTAGGAGCAATTATAAGAGAAAATGGAGTCGATGGATATTTGCATACTTCAGGGCATGCATATAAGGATGAACATAAAAGAATTTTCGAATTAACAAGACCTAAATATTTTATTCCTTATCATGGTGAATATAGAATGAGTGTTGTTCATGGCTATACTGCTATTGAAAGTGGACTAGAACCAAGCAATGTAATTGTAGCTAATTTAGGAGATGTTTATTATTTAGAAAATCATAAAATTTCATTAGCAGATGAAAAAGTTTATTTTGGACCAGTTTTTATTGACGGAAATGTTTTATCTAAAACTAATTCACAAATTATGAAAGAAAGAATGGAACTAGGCCAAAATGGTTTTGTTCATGTAATTATAGCTATAAACAAAGAGAAAAAATTAATTCTTGGAAAACCTAGAATAGTTTCGAGAGGCGCATTTTTTGTAAAAAATTCTTTACACTTAATTGAGGAAGCAAAACGCTTAGTTCATGGAGCTATTTTATATACAATAAAAAATGAAAAAGAATGAACTATACCTCAATTAAAACAATTAATTATTGATAGATTAGACCCATTTTTCTATAAAAATAAAAGACGTAATGTTGTTATAATACCAACTATATTATTGGCAGACGATGCTAAAGAAGATACCAAATCGAAAAAAGAAGATAATGCTAAAAGAAAAAATATTTCAATAAAGCATAAGTCTACAAAACAAAATATTAGAAAAGAACAAATTAAAAAAGAAGTAAATAAAAAAAGAAGAATGAAAAACAGTAATTCTATTGAAAATTAA